The Maniola hyperantus chromosome 27, iAphHyp1.2, whole genome shotgun sequence genome has a window encoding:
- the LOC117994737 gene encoding luciferin 4-monooxygenase-like isoform X2: MLRKPNYVYGEDTLLKVPMPLNFAKYVLRQIWSYKHGIALINGKTHEKLTFRDLAKSAMNLAISLNRMGVGKGDVIAICSENRQEFFSTLIGIICTGATVTCVNPAYTKGELKHVLGISKPKIIFYSPVAYKTHVKTLETLPYLQKLVLFGQERQNNTLLYEELAKPVHQIKGFATEDGNSVNQDEIVLENFAVVDVMGQTDTAVILYSSGTTGLPKGVMLTHMNLIASCEAPDTVDPKEMSLHITPWYHVMGMIGVARIFYSGGTVVYLSKFDADFFMKTIEAYKVVQMVVAPPVLIAVCKSQANYDVSTVKIMYCGAAPLRDDTIAAVKQRFPKLIAVLQGYGMTECTLAATRDTYLEAQETKIVDVETRKILGPNQPGEICLKGPSIMKGYVGKDRRDDFDDEEFFRTGDIGYYDDDKYFFIVDRLKELIKYKGYQVAPAEIEAVLLQHPGIRDAGVVGVPHETGGEVPRAFVVHQSGSNLSEEEIKAFVAEKLSNPKHIRGGVRFVSEIPKTPSGKIMRKLLREMVKAKSKL, from the exons ATGCTGCGTAAGCCAAATTATGTGTACGGAGAGGACACTCTACTGAAAGTGCCGATGCCGCTGAACTTTGCCAAATACGTCCTTCGACAAATATGGTCTTACAAACATGGAATTGCCTTG ATCAACGGGAAAACACATGAAAAGCTGACCTTCCGAGATCTAGCCAAAAGTGCTATGAATCTCGCCATCTCCCTCAATCGTATGGGAGTTGGAAAGGGAGATGTGATCGCCATCTGTTCAGAGAACAGGCAGGAATTTTTCAGTACCCTCATAGGAATTATTTGTACTGGCGCCACTGTGACTTGTGTAAATCCAGCTTATACAAAAG gTGAACTAAAGCACGTATTGGGCATATCGAAACCAAAAATCATCTTCTATTCGCCAGTCGCTTACAAAACACATGTAAAAACTCTCGAAACCTTACCTTACCTCCAAAAACTTGTACTTTTCGGTCAAGAAAGGCAAAATAATACACTTTTGTATGAAGAATTAGCAAAACCCGTACATCAAATCAAAGGTTTTGCTACTGAAGATGGAAATTCTGTAAATCAAGATGAGATAGTTTTGGAGAATTTTGCAGTGGTAGATGTGATGGGACAAACAGATACAGCAGTCATTCTATACTCGTCAGGAACTACGGGTTTGCCTAAAGGAGTTATGTTGACGCATATGAATTTGATAGCTTCTTGTGAAGC GCCGGATACCGTGGATCCCAAGGAGATGAGCTTGCATATAACCCCATGGTACCATGTCATGGGTATGATAGGGGTGGCGAGGATCTTCTATTCTGGCGGTACTGTGGTGTACTTGTCTAAGTTTGATGCTGATTTCTTTATGAAGACCATTGAGGCATATAAA GTAGTGCAAATGGTTGTGGCGCCACCTGTGCTCATAGCAGTGTGCAAGTCCCAAGCGAACTATGACGTCAGCACAGTGAAGATAATGTACTGCGGGGCAGCTCCTCTGAGAGACGACACTATAGCAGCTGTAAAGCAGAG ATTCCCAAAACTGATCGCAGTATTACAAGGGTACGGTATGACCGAATGTACTCTAGCTGCTACCAGAGACACTTACCTTGAAGCCCAGGAGACCAAG ATAGTTGACGTAGAGACAAGAAAAATTCTAGGCCCAAACCAGCCGGGAGAAATCTGCCTGAAAGGTCCCTCAATCATGAAGGGCTACGTCGGGAAGGATAGAAGGGATGACTTCGATGATGAGGAGTTCTTCCGAACTGGTGATATTGGGTACTATGATGACGACAAGTACTTCTTTATTGTTGATCGGCTGAAGGAGCTTATCAAGTATAAGGGGTATCAG gtgGCACCAGCAGAAATAGAAGCAGTACTACTGCAGCACCCGGGTATAAGAGACGCGGGAGTAGTGGGGGTGCCTCATGAAACTGGAGGGGAGGTACCACGGGCGTTTGTGGTGCATCAATCTGGGAGTAATCTGAGTGAAGAGGAGATTAAGGCTTTTGTTGCTGAAAAG
- the LOC117994737 gene encoding luciferin 4-monooxygenase-like isoform X1: MLRKPNYVYGEDTLLKVPMPLNFAKYVLRQIWSYKHGIALINGKTHEKLTFRDLAKSAMNLAISLNRMGVGKGDVIAICSENRQEFFSTLIGIICTGATVTCVNPAYTKGELKHVLGISKPKIIFYSPVAYKTHVKTLETLPYLQKLVLFGQERQNNTLLYEELAKPVHQIKGFATEDGNSVNQDEIVLENFAVVDVMGQTDTAVILYSSGTTGLPKGVMLTHMNLIASCEAPDTVDPKEMSLHITPWYHVMGMIGVARIFYSGGTVVYLSKFDADFFMKTIEAYKVVQMVVAPPVLIAVCKSQANYDVSTVKIMYCGAAPLRDDTIAAVKQRFPKLIAVLQGYGMTECTLAATRDTYLEAQETKVGGVGRVIANNIIKIVDVETRKILGPNQPGEICLKGPSIMKGYVGKDRRDDFDDEEFFRTGDIGYYDDDKYFFIVDRLKELIKYKGYQVAPAEIEAVLLQHPGIRDAGVVGVPHETGGEVPRAFVVHQSGSNLSEEEIKAFVAEKLSNPKHIRGGVRFVSEIPKTPSGKIMRKLLREMVKAKSKL; encoded by the exons ATGCTGCGTAAGCCAAATTATGTGTACGGAGAGGACACTCTACTGAAAGTGCCGATGCCGCTGAACTTTGCCAAATACGTCCTTCGACAAATATGGTCTTACAAACATGGAATTGCCTTG ATCAACGGGAAAACACATGAAAAGCTGACCTTCCGAGATCTAGCCAAAAGTGCTATGAATCTCGCCATCTCCCTCAATCGTATGGGAGTTGGAAAGGGAGATGTGATCGCCATCTGTTCAGAGAACAGGCAGGAATTTTTCAGTACCCTCATAGGAATTATTTGTACTGGCGCCACTGTGACTTGTGTAAATCCAGCTTATACAAAAG gTGAACTAAAGCACGTATTGGGCATATCGAAACCAAAAATCATCTTCTATTCGCCAGTCGCTTACAAAACACATGTAAAAACTCTCGAAACCTTACCTTACCTCCAAAAACTTGTACTTTTCGGTCAAGAAAGGCAAAATAATACACTTTTGTATGAAGAATTAGCAAAACCCGTACATCAAATCAAAGGTTTTGCTACTGAAGATGGAAATTCTGTAAATCAAGATGAGATAGTTTTGGAGAATTTTGCAGTGGTAGATGTGATGGGACAAACAGATACAGCAGTCATTCTATACTCGTCAGGAACTACGGGTTTGCCTAAAGGAGTTATGTTGACGCATATGAATTTGATAGCTTCTTGTGAAGC GCCGGATACCGTGGATCCCAAGGAGATGAGCTTGCATATAACCCCATGGTACCATGTCATGGGTATGATAGGGGTGGCGAGGATCTTCTATTCTGGCGGTACTGTGGTGTACTTGTCTAAGTTTGATGCTGATTTCTTTATGAAGACCATTGAGGCATATAAA GTAGTGCAAATGGTTGTGGCGCCACCTGTGCTCATAGCAGTGTGCAAGTCCCAAGCGAACTATGACGTCAGCACAGTGAAGATAATGTACTGCGGGGCAGCTCCTCTGAGAGACGACACTATAGCAGCTGTAAAGCAGAG ATTCCCAAAACTGATCGCAGTATTACAAGGGTACGGTATGACCGAATGTACTCTAGCTGCTACCAGAGACACTTACCTTGAAGCCCAGGAGACCAAGGTTGGTGGAGTTGGCCGTGTGATAGCcaacaatattataaag ATAGTTGACGTAGAGACAAGAAAAATTCTAGGCCCAAACCAGCCGGGAGAAATCTGCCTGAAAGGTCCCTCAATCATGAAGGGCTACGTCGGGAAGGATAGAAGGGATGACTTCGATGATGAGGAGTTCTTCCGAACTGGTGATATTGGGTACTATGATGACGACAAGTACTTCTTTATTGTTGATCGGCTGAAGGAGCTTATCAAGTATAAGGGGTATCAG gtgGCACCAGCAGAAATAGAAGCAGTACTACTGCAGCACCCGGGTATAAGAGACGCGGGAGTAGTGGGGGTGCCTCATGAAACTGGAGGGGAGGTACCACGGGCGTTTGTGGTGCATCAATCTGGGAGTAATCTGAGTGAAGAGGAGATTAAGGCTTTTGTTGCTGAAAAG
- the LOC117994672 gene encoding luciferin 4-monooxygenase-like, translating to MIKNPKYVYGPVDRYVTASLNFGEFILNKIQENRDTVALINGSTHEQLTYGEIAQEAMNIAVSLRRMGIRKGDVVAVSSENRREFWSSVIGIICSGAIATTINIGYTNDELKHVMGIAKPKFIFLSPLAYKTHAKNYRALPYLKKIIIFGDERPTNTILYKDIAIPNSGGNNKKDGYRLTENIKYEEFQAADVDGENDTLFILYSSGTTGLPKGVVISHLNVITLCSPSTPIPPLRGLSITPWYHTMGLISNLASFTRGVSSVYLPKFDVDLYFKTVEKYQISQLTVVPAALIALCKSNLKYDTSSVLIIYCGAAPLYEETAKAVREKFPSVQALLQGYGMTETTLAITLNFNPDKIGSVGTVISHTIVKVVNPETREVLGPNQEGEICVKSVMVMKGYIGKDRKDDFDEEGFLRTGDIGYYDDDQYFYIVDRLKELIKYKAYQVPPAEIETVLLKHPSIREAGVVGIPHPTAGEVPLAFVALQPGVTLTEKEIQDFVAERLSNPKHLRGGVRFIDEVPKNQTGKILRRELRKIAKTRKSKL from the exons ATGATAAAAAATCCAAAATACGTGTATGGGCCTGTGGACCGGTATGTCACCGCTTCGTTGAATTTCGGTGAATTTATATTGAACAAGATACAAGAAAACCGCGATACAGTTGCTTTG ATAAATGGCTCGACACACGAACAGCTCACATACGGCGAAATCGCGCAAGAAGCCATGAATATTGCCGTCTCCCTCCGACGTATGGGCATTAGAAAGGGAGACGTGGTCGCCGTCAGTTCAGAGAACAGACGGGAGTTCTGGAGTAGTGTTATAGGAATCATTTGTTCTGGTGCCATTGCTACTACGATTAATATTGGATATACAAATG ACGAACTTAAACACGTTATGGGCATAGCGAAACCGAAATTCATCTTCCTTTCACCGTTAGCATATAAAACGCATGCGAAAAACTACAGAGCTCTACCTTATTTGAAGAAAATCATCATTTTTGGAGACGAGAGACCTACGAACACGATTCTGTATAAGGATATAGCTATACCAAACAGCGGAGGAAATAATAAGAAAGATG GTTACAGATTAACAGAAAATATCAAATATGAGGAGTTTCAGGCGGCAGATGTGGATGGGGAGAATGACACTCTGTTCATTCTCTACTCTTCTGGCACCACGGGACTGCCCAAAGGTGTAGTGATTTCGCACCTCAACGTTATAACGTTATGCTc ACCCAGTACCCCCATCCCCCCTCTCAGAGGTCTATCAATAACCCCATGGTACCACACCATGGGCCTCATCAGTAATTTAGCTTCCTTCACACGAGGTGTGTCGTCGGTGTACCTCCCCAAGTTCGATGTCGATCTTTATTTCAAGACCGTGGAAAAGTATCAG ATATCACAACTGACAGTGGTGCCTGCCGCCCTGATCGCTTTGTGCAAGTCCAACCTGAAGTACGACACGAGCTCTGTGCTTATTATATACTGCGGCGCCGCGCCTCTGTACGAAGAAACTGCCAAAGCTGTTAGGGAAAA ATTCCCGAGCGTCCAAGCCTTGTTACAAGGATATGGTATGACAGAAACTACATTGGCTATCACACTAAACTTTAATCCTGACAAAATTGGCAGCGTTGGGACTGTTATATCTCACACTATCGTTAAG GTAGTAAATCCAGAAACTCGAGAAGTACTAGGACCTAATCAAGAGGGGGAGATCTGTGTGAAAAGCGTGATGGTGATGAAGGGATATATCGGCAAGGACAGAAAGGACGACTTTGATGAAGAGGGGTTCCTCAGGACTGGAGACATTGGCTACTACGATGACGACCAGTATTTCTATATTGTGGATCGACTGAAAGAACTTATCAAGTATAAAGCCTATCAG GTGCCTCCAGCAGAAATAGAGACGGTACTCCTCAAACATCCATCTATCCGAGAGGCAGGTGTGGTGGGCATCCCACACCCCACCGCTGGGGAAGTCCCTCTGGCCTTCGTCGCGTTACAACCTGGGGTAACCCTCACTGAAAAGGAGATTCAGGACTTTGTTGCGGAAAGG ctGTCAAATCCAAAACATCTTCGTGGTGGAGTGAGATTCATAGATGAGGTGCCAAAGAATCAGACTGGGAAGATACTGAGACGAGAACTTAGGAAGATAGCCAAGACAAGGAAAAGTAAACTTTAA